A genomic segment from Gilvibacter sp. SZ-19 encodes:
- a CDS encoding amidohydrolase, protein MRILSLLLLCSLFSCKTATEKIPAELIVTNANIYTVDAQFRTANAFAVGEGGVILGVGSDYEITAEYESENVYNAQGKTIVPGLIDAHAHLLNLGVGMQEVDLVGTKSAEDVIARVKAFQAQNQSEFISGRGWDQNDWEVKEFPTKEQLDAAFPDTPVALRRIDGHALWVNSKALAMAGVTASTKLPGGEVILKNGAPSGILVDAPMRLVDAVRPAKDVAYYVKALTDAESNCLSYGLTTVNDAGLDRAAIELIDSLQQAGTLKLRLYAMVSNAPENLDHFLNKGILKTDRLNVRSVKVYGDGALGSRGAALRAPYSDQDGHYGAMITTEEDLLALAKRINAAGYQMNTHAIGDSANIAVLRAYSEVLKDQTDARWKVEHAQVISVADFDYFSKNIIPSVQPTHATSDMYWAEDRVGPDRIKGAYSFKTLLDKAGLVALGTDFPVEQVNPMLTFYAAVARQDLEGYPEGGFLPEQKLSREEALKGMTIWAAYSNFEEEEKGSIEVGKLADFTVLSADIMTIAESDIPNVTAVRTYINGELVYEQK, encoded by the coding sequence ATGCGAATTTTATCCTTGCTGCTACTTTGCAGCTTGTTCTCTTGTAAGACTGCAACAGAAAAGATCCCTGCGGAGCTTATCGTTACCAATGCCAATATCTACACGGTAGATGCTCAGTTCAGAACCGCCAATGCTTTTGCTGTAGGTGAAGGAGGGGTGATTTTAGGAGTCGGTTCGGACTATGAGATCACAGCTGAATACGAAAGTGAAAATGTCTATAATGCACAAGGAAAAACCATAGTTCCGGGTCTTATAGATGCACATGCGCACTTACTCAATTTAGGAGTTGGTATGCAAGAAGTAGACTTGGTTGGCACCAAAAGTGCCGAGGATGTCATTGCAAGGGTGAAGGCCTTTCAAGCGCAAAACCAAAGCGAGTTCATTAGCGGTCGTGGCTGGGATCAGAACGACTGGGAGGTCAAAGAGTTTCCAACCAAAGAGCAATTAGATGCAGCCTTTCCAGATACTCCGGTGGCCTTGCGCAGAATAGACGGTCACGCCTTATGGGTAAATTCCAAAGCATTAGCAATGGCTGGAGTAACGGCTAGCACTAAATTGCCAGGTGGTGAGGTCATCTTAAAAAACGGAGCTCCAAGCGGAATCCTAGTTGATGCACCTATGCGATTAGTAGATGCCGTACGCCCTGCAAAAGATGTTGCCTATTACGTAAAAGCCCTGACCGATGCAGAATCGAATTGTCTTTCCTACGGGCTAACTACAGTAAACGATGCTGGTCTAGACAGAGCCGCAATCGAACTTATTGATTCCCTGCAGCAAGCCGGTACTTTGAAACTGCGCTTGTACGCCATGGTATCTAATGCTCCAGAAAATCTGGATCACTTTTTAAATAAAGGAATTCTCAAGACCGATAGACTCAATGTACGTTCTGTAAAAGTTTATGGCGACGGAGCCCTGGGTTCTAGAGGAGCTGCCTTACGTGCACCCTACAGCGACCAAGATGGACATTACGGGGCCATGATCACCACAGAAGAAGATCTTCTGGCTTTGGCCAAGCGCATTAATGCGGCAGGATATCAAATGAACACCCACGCTATTGGCGACTCTGCAAACATTGCTGTTTTGCGCGCTTATTCAGAAGTGCTAAAAGATCAAACAGATGCCCGTTGGAAGGTAGAGCACGCCCAAGTGATCAGTGTGGCAGACTTCGATTATTTTTCTAAGAATATTATCCCTTCAGTACAACCCACCCACGCTACCAGTGATATGTATTGGGCAGAAGATCGCGTTGGTCCAGACCGCATTAAAGGAGCCTATTCTTTTAAGACCTTATTGGACAAGGCAGGCTTGGTTGCTCTAGGAACCGATTTTCCGGTGGAGCAAGTGAATCCTATGCTGACCTTTTACGCCGCTGTAGCGCGCCAAGATCTGGAAGGATATCCAGAAGGTGGGTTCTTGCCTGAGCAAAAACTCAGCAGAGAAGAAGCGCTTAAAGGAATGACCATTTGGGCCGCTTATTCGAACTTTGAAGAAGAAGAAAAGGGCAGTATAGAAGTAGGTAAATTGGCCGATTTTACGGTGCTATCCGCAGATATTATGACAATAGCCGAATCAGATATACCGAATGTTACTGCTGTTCGTACCTATATAAACGGGGAGCTCGTTTACGAGCAAAAATAA
- a CDS encoding TonB-dependent receptor — translation MTLYNRLIALSMLLLLGSFSSFAQDDEDQTLDTEVVNVVRPYTPSLSDAFKIKQTPEINDSITSQKQDVTYGIYSVPVASTFTPAKGTAVGVEKAERAPLYDNYATLGLGSYTTALAEFYSSWQLSRTDNFGLFLQHNSAQGDIEDIPLDASFLDTDLALSYTSFQRDLGYDINLDVTHQLYNWYGVNPTVSLPQELIESIDPTQTYFSAFLSGGLTLEDSYFKSGRGSIGFLSDKFGSNEIRATLNPQIELPITDYRFLVDVDLDFVSGSFERSYFDDMPIDYGFLNLGLSPALEILTDDLTLYLGAAVYMGQDIENSDTDLFVYPRVRASYRLLDDTVIAYGGIEGDLNQNSYYDLKEENPFVSPTLTIAPTDQVYDAYLGLKGKFGGNLSYNFRGGYSNENNKPLFLANPYKGAGQGFEGYEFGNSFQVVYDNVQTLNFFGELKIALTEQATFGVSGNYYGYDGELTGSNPWNLPEFTAAATVDVQFSEKLFAGASLFFVGERQDVFSDTFTTTLPVVVTLDNYFDANLYATYRINERVSIFARGNNLVGTNYQKWFNFPVQGLQLLAGATYKFNW, via the coding sequence ATGACTTTATATAACAGACTGATTGCGCTCAGCATGCTATTATTGCTAGGGAGTTTTTCTTCCTTTGCACAAGACGATGAAGACCAAACATTAGATACGGAAGTGGTCAATGTGGTGCGGCCCTATACGCCGAGTTTGTCAGATGCATTTAAGATAAAACAAACCCCAGAGATCAACGATTCTATAACCAGTCAAAAGCAAGACGTAACCTACGGGATCTATTCTGTACCAGTAGCTTCTACTTTTACGCCAGCCAAAGGAACTGCCGTTGGCGTAGAAAAAGCAGAACGCGCGCCGCTTTATGATAATTATGCGACCTTAGGCTTGGGTAGTTACACGACTGCTTTGGCAGAGTTCTATTCGAGTTGGCAACTGAGCCGTACTGATAACTTTGGCCTTTTCTTGCAGCACAATTCGGCACAGGGAGATATAGAAGATATTCCCTTAGATGCCAGTTTTCTGGATACCGATCTGGCTTTGTCCTATACCTCTTTTCAACGCGATCTGGGGTACGACATTAATTTAGATGTTACGCATCAGCTCTACAATTGGTACGGAGTCAATCCAACTGTATCACTCCCGCAAGAGCTAATTGAAAGTATTGACCCAACACAAACCTATTTCAGTGCTTTTTTAAGCGGTGGATTGACCTTAGAAGATTCTTATTTCAAGTCCGGCCGTGGGAGCATTGGTTTCTTGTCAGATAAATTTGGTTCTAACGAGATCCGCGCGACTCTGAATCCACAAATAGAATTACCCATCACAGACTATCGCTTTCTGGTTGATGTAGACCTGGACTTTGTTTCGGGCAGTTTTGAACGCAGTTATTTTGACGATATGCCAATAGATTATGGGTTCCTTAACCTTGGTCTAAGCCCAGCTCTAGAGATCTTAACTGACGATCTAACACTATACCTCGGAGCTGCCGTGTATATGGGACAGGATATTGAAAACAGTGATACGGATCTGTTCGTGTATCCGCGGGTTAGAGCTTCTTATCGTTTGTTGGACGATACCGTTATTGCCTACGGAGGAATAGAGGGAGATCTGAATCAGAACTCCTACTACGACTTAAAAGAAGAGAATCCATTTGTGTCTCCTACCTTGACCATAGCCCCAACAGATCAGGTTTACGATGCCTACTTAGGTCTTAAGGGAAAGTTTGGTGGGAACCTGAGTTATAACTTCCGCGGAGGTTACTCCAATGAGAACAATAAACCATTATTCCTGGCTAATCCGTACAAAGGTGCAGGCCAAGGATTTGAAGGTTATGAATTTGGCAACTCCTTCCAAGTGGTCTATGACAATGTACAGACCTTGAATTTCTTTGGAGAGCTGAAGATTGCTTTAACCGAGCAAGCCACTTTTGGTGTTAGTGGAAACTACTACGGTTATGATGGAGAGCTTACCGGCAGCAACCCTTGGAATTTACCAGAGTTTACCGCTGCTGCTACTGTAGATGTTCAATTCTCAGAAAAATTATTTGCTGGAGCCAGCCTGTTCTTTGTAGGCGAGCGCCAAGACGTTTTTTCTGACACCTTCACCACAACCTTACCAGTGGTAGTTACCTTAGACAATTATTTCGATGCCAACCTCTACGCGACCTATCGCATCAATGAGCGGGTTTCTATCTTTGCGCGTGGGAATAACTTAGTGGGAACCAACTACCAGAAGTGGTTTAACTTTCCGGTGCAAGGGTTGCAGCTCTTAGCAGGAGCTACCTATAAATTCAATTGGTAG
- a CDS encoding tetratricopeptide repeat protein: MNRYLTVFFLFFMLSLGSFAQQSAVYTSDDVTFKKAVALYNAGQYLAAQPLFQRIGREAEDEGLKGECAYFAANCAVRLNQQGADAMMEAFVADYPTSVRRNSAYIDVAEYYFENGKYSYARKWYDKVDDSRLNRADLERFYFNNGYAYFKSKNWEEAKTYLNRVADSKNYGSQAKYYLGFIAYENDSYEEANDYFDQVGDNPAYNEELSYYQADMNFKLGNFQKAIDLGLEQYDSAAPRERSELAKIIGESYFNLEKYAAAIPYLKEFKGRRGKWNNTDYYQLGYAYYKQGQYAEAIAEFNKIVDGRNSVAQNAFYHLAESYLKLDKKQEALNAFKNASEMDFSAEIRQDAWLNYAKLSYEIGNPYTSVPQVLASYMDTYPESEANAELQALLIDSYITSKNYEEALNLLERENDAASKAAYQKVAFYRAVELILDSEYASAEEYLDKSLIHKLDPSFTARATYWKAQCDYELSNYAEALVGYRQFAQLGGSSNIPEWQDFKYHKAYVHFKLKEYNEAITDFTSFSVTSSNLDLKNDALLRLGDSYFVTSKYWPAMEHYNMAIEGGVPSTDYAEFQKAISYGFVDRNPQKIEGLKNFASKYPRSAYKDDALYELGNTYVSIDNIPEAMRTYDQLVQEVPQSSYVPRALLKKALLLDNDNRSDEALSIFRDVVANYPGTPEALQAVSSAKLIYIDQGRVDEYGAWVSSLDFVEVADSELDDATYKAAEQSFLANNKRQAISRFKKYVEDFPSGRHALQANFYLGQLYYGEQAYAETIPHYTYVVEQPRSEYTEQALSRLSQVYLEQQDYAQAIGLLEELEQVADFPENIIFAQSNIMKSSYELKRYEQAVTYADKVLANPKIDTKVKSDAQIIIARAAWQTGDMAKAKAAYNEVNKIASGALKAESLYYKAYFQNTDGEYADSNATVQILAKDYSGYKELGAKGLVVMAKNFFALDDAYQATYILESVISNFADFPEVVTEAEQELATIKAAQAKTNASVETGGSN; this comes from the coding sequence ATGAACAGATACCTCACCGTATTTTTCCTATTCTTTATGCTGAGTTTAGGTAGCTTTGCTCAGCAATCTGCAGTCTATACCAGTGACGATGTCACCTTTAAAAAAGCCGTAGCACTCTATAATGCAGGCCAGTATTTGGCTGCTCAGCCATTATTTCAACGTATTGGTCGCGAGGCCGAAGACGAAGGCCTTAAAGGCGAGTGCGCCTATTTTGCAGCCAACTGCGCGGTACGTCTCAACCAGCAAGGCGCAGATGCTATGATGGAGGCCTTTGTGGCCGATTACCCAACCAGTGTCCGCAGAAATTCTGCCTATATAGATGTGGCCGAATATTATTTTGAGAACGGCAAATATTCTTATGCGCGCAAGTGGTATGACAAGGTAGACGACAGTCGTCTTAACCGCGCCGATCTGGAACGTTTCTATTTCAACAACGGATACGCCTATTTTAAAAGCAAGAACTGGGAGGAGGCCAAGACCTATCTCAACCGTGTAGCCGACTCTAAGAACTACGGTTCTCAGGCCAAATATTACTTAGGCTTCATCGCCTATGAGAATGATTCCTATGAGGAGGCCAACGATTATTTTGACCAAGTAGGGGACAACCCGGCCTATAACGAAGAGCTGTCTTACTATCAGGCCGATATGAACTTCAAGCTCGGGAATTTTCAAAAGGCCATAGACCTCGGTTTGGAGCAGTACGACTCCGCAGCACCAAGAGAACGCTCCGAGCTTGCCAAGATCATTGGAGAGAGTTATTTCAACCTTGAAAAATATGCAGCGGCCATTCCGTATCTAAAGGAATTCAAAGGCCGCAGAGGCAAATGGAACAATACCGATTATTACCAATTGGGCTATGCGTATTACAAACAAGGACAATATGCCGAGGCAATTGCAGAGTTCAATAAGATAGTGGACGGGCGTAACTCGGTTGCGCAAAACGCTTTTTACCATTTGGCAGAATCTTACCTCAAATTAGACAAGAAACAAGAGGCTTTAAATGCGTTTAAAAATGCTTCGGAGATGGATTTTTCTGCGGAGATAAGACAGGATGCTTGGCTCAACTACGCCAAGCTGAGTTACGAGATCGGGAATCCCTACACCAGTGTGCCACAGGTATTGGCCAGTTATATGGACACCTATCCGGAGTCTGAAGCCAATGCAGAATTGCAAGCCTTACTTATTGACTCTTATATCACTTCTAAGAACTACGAGGAAGCCTTGAATTTATTGGAGCGCGAAAATGACGCAGCCAGTAAGGCGGCTTATCAGAAAGTGGCTTTTTATCGCGCCGTGGAACTGATCTTGGACAGTGAATACGCAAGCGCCGAAGAATATTTAGATAAATCTTTGATCCACAAATTAGACCCGAGCTTTACCGCTAGGGCCACCTATTGGAAGGCGCAATGTGATTACGAACTCAGCAATTATGCAGAAGCGCTTGTTGGTTATAGACAATTTGCACAACTCGGCGGAAGTTCCAATATTCCCGAATGGCAGGATTTTAAATATCACAAAGCCTATGTGCATTTCAAACTCAAAGAGTACAACGAGGCCATTACTGATTTTACGAGTTTTTCTGTGACTTCTTCAAACCTCGACCTAAAGAATGATGCCCTTTTGCGGTTGGGAGATAGTTATTTTGTGACCAGCAAATACTGGCCGGCTATGGAACACTACAATATGGCTATTGAAGGCGGGGTTCCCTCGACAGACTATGCCGAGTTTCAAAAGGCAATATCCTACGGTTTTGTAGATAGAAATCCGCAGAAAATAGAAGGCTTAAAGAACTTTGCTAGTAAATATCCACGCTCTGCCTACAAAGACGATGCACTTTACGAATTGGGGAATACCTATGTGAGCATAGACAATATTCCGGAGGCCATGCGCACTTACGATCAGTTGGTACAGGAGGTTCCGCAAAGCAGTTATGTTCCACGTGCCCTGCTTAAAAAAGCGCTCTTACTGGATAACGACAACAGATCCGATGAAGCCTTGAGTATCTTTAGAGATGTTGTGGCCAATTATCCCGGAACCCCGGAAGCTTTGCAAGCGGTTTCTTCTGCCAAGTTGATCTATATTGATCAGGGACGTGTAGACGAATACGGAGCCTGGGTTTCTTCTTTGGATTTTGTTGAGGTAGCCGATTCTGAACTAGACGATGCTACATATAAGGCTGCCGAGCAGTCTTTCTTGGCAAATAACAAACGCCAAGCGATTAGCAGATTTAAAAAGTATGTTGAAGACTTCCCCAGCGGACGCCACGCCTTGCAAGCAAATTTTTATTTAGGGCAGTTGTATTATGGGGAACAGGCCTATGCAGAGACCATTCCTCATTATACTTATGTGGTGGAGCAGCCGCGGAGTGAATATACCGAACAGGCGCTTTCGAGGCTATCTCAGGTATATTTGGAGCAGCAAGACTACGCTCAGGCGATAGGACTTTTAGAAGAGTTGGAACAAGTGGCGGATTTTCCGGAGAACATCATCTTTGCCCAGTCCAATATTATGAAGTCCAGTTATGAACTAAAGCGCTACGAGCAGGCTGTGACCTATGCCGATAAAGTTTTGGCCAACCCCAAGATAGATACCAAGGTAAAAAGTGATGCTCAGATCATCATTGCTCGCGCTGCATGGCAGACCGGCGATATGGCCAAGGCAAAAGCAGCCTACAACGAAGTGAACAAAATCGCTTCTGGTGCCTTGAAAGCAGAATCCTTGTACTATAAAGCCTACTTCCAAAATACAGACGGGGAGTATGCTGATTCTAATGCCACAGTACAAATCCTGGCAAAAGATTACTCCGGCTATAAAGAGCTCGGCGCTAAAGGCTTGGTGGTCATGGCCAAGAATTTCTTTGCCTTAGATGACGCTTACCAGGCAACCTACATACTGGAAAGTGTAATTAGCAATTTTGCTGACTTTCCGGAAGTTGTTACCGAGGCAGAACAGGAGTTAGCAACCATCAAAGCCGCTCAGGCCAAAACGAACGCTTCGGTAGAGACCGGAGGTAGCAATTAA
- a CDS encoding cell division ATP-binding protein FtsE codes for MSEAVVKLSKAAIFQNQNLILKDVDLTVNKGEFVYLIGKTGSGKSSFMKTLYGDLPLKQGEGFVADYDLSTLKEKDIPFLRRKLGVVFQDFKLLNDRTVKENLLFVLKATGWKEKPKMDQRIEAVLSKVGMETKAFKYPYELSGGEQQRIAIARALLNEPEIILADEPTGNLDPQTSVEVMEVLQEINKNGNTILMATHDYALILKYPSKTLKCDEQQIFEVVQKTV; via the coding sequence ATGTCAGAAGCCGTTGTAAAACTTTCTAAAGCTGCCATTTTTCAGAATCAGAATCTCATTCTAAAAGATGTGGATCTTACTGTGAACAAGGGAGAATTTGTTTACCTAATTGGAAAGACAGGCTCCGGGAAAAGTAGTTTTATGAAAACCCTTTACGGAGACCTGCCGCTAAAACAAGGAGAAGGTTTTGTAGCAGACTACGACCTAAGCACTTTAAAGGAAAAGGACATTCCGTTCTTACGCCGAAAATTGGGCGTGGTTTTTCAAGACTTTAAACTGCTAAATGACAGAACGGTCAAGGAGAATTTACTGTTTGTCCTTAAGGCGACAGGTTGGAAAGAGAAACCTAAAATGGATCAGCGCATAGAAGCAGTGCTCTCTAAAGTAGGCATGGAAACCAAGGCTTTCAAGTATCCCTATGAGCTGTCTGGCGGAGAACAACAACGCATCGCCATAGCGCGCGCCTTGCTCAACGAGCCAGAGATCATTTTGGCAGACGAACCTACCGGAAACCTAGACCCGCAAACCTCTGTAGAGGTCATGGAAGTATTGCAAGAGATCAACAAGAACGGGAATACCATCTTAATGGCCACCCACGATTACGCCTTGATCTTGAAATACCCTTCTAAAACCCTCAAGTGTGACGAGCAACAGATCTTTGAGGTGGTACAAAAGACCGTATAG
- a CDS encoding glycosyltransferase family 2 protein, which yields MSDALKLSLVIPLYNEEENVAPLTAQISEALADISYEIIYIDDCSTDATRQEVLQLGHERVHLLELKKNYGQSMALAAGIEYASGDYIVTLDGDMQNDPADIPALLAKMEAEDWDLITGFRKNRKDSFLKKIPSKIANFIIRKATKFNVKDQGCALKVFKSETAKELNLYGEMHRFISLLTYLNGARITEVAVNHRPRKFGKSKYGLGRTVKVVNDLILILFQRNYLQKPMYLFGNLGLLFFTLGVLINGYLLYEKLIGNEIGDRPLVFVGVLFVLMGIQFYTSGIIIDLQMRTYFESQQQKPFKIRKIHRPQ from the coding sequence ATGTCTGACGCTTTGAAATTGTCGCTGGTCATCCCCTTGTATAACGAGGAAGAGAATGTGGCACCCTTAACGGCCCAGATCAGCGAGGCTTTAGCAGACATATCTTACGAAATCATCTATATTGACGACTGCTCTACCGATGCAACTCGACAAGAAGTATTGCAACTGGGGCACGAGCGGGTTCATCTCTTAGAACTGAAAAAGAATTACGGCCAGTCTATGGCCTTGGCTGCAGGTATAGAATATGCAAGTGGTGATTATATAGTCACTTTGGACGGCGATATGCAGAACGACCCTGCGGATATTCCGGCTTTACTGGCTAAAATGGAAGCCGAAGATTGGGACCTTATTACTGGCTTTCGCAAAAACCGCAAGGATTCGTTCTTAAAGAAGATCCCTTCTAAAATAGCCAACTTCATAATTAGGAAGGCGACAAAATTCAATGTCAAAGACCAAGGCTGCGCGCTAAAGGTCTTTAAATCAGAAACAGCAAAAGAGCTGAATCTTTACGGAGAAATGCACCGCTTTATTAGCCTGTTGACCTATCTAAACGGAGCCCGAATCACAGAGGTTGCCGTAAACCATAGGCCGCGCAAGTTTGGCAAATCCAAGTACGGCTTAGGGAGAACTGTAAAAGTGGTGAATGATTTGATCTTGATCCTTTTTCAGCGCAACTACTTGCAAAAACCCATGTACTTGTTCGGGAATCTCGGCTTGCTCTTTTTTACGCTCGGGGTATTGATCAATGGATATTTGCTCTACGAAAAACTAATAGGCAATGAGATTGGTGATCGTCCTTTGGTTTTTGTGGGTGTCTTATTTGTGCTGATGGGAATTCAGTTCTACACCTCCGGGATCATCATCGACTTGCAAATGCGTACCTATTTTGAGTCCCAGCAGCAAAAGCCGTTCAAGATCCGTAAGATCCATCGGCCTCAATAA